The Alosa sapidissima isolate fAloSap1 chromosome 8, fAloSap1.pri, whole genome shotgun sequence genome contains a region encoding:
- the LOC121715148 gene encoding uncharacterized protein LOC121715148 isoform X4, which yields MANLVEAGELHSLGSCQENTDATLSQSQPPVPTFSQSEPPVPMPPNESFTESQTVFLIDLMRHHIFNEGEGLPKTLHEMNTRLKSAKGSKKLLWEDAAEQLSSHFTESFLPRRVCRKWNTLLDGYTRARYSVRNMGKDTRFQFYSEMDALLEDLKEEEHDVILPDVITPDGQGLRLPPPQASRSSSVKASAKSASRAPHRRSTPYTPPLRAHYSTPFLQASPIVQVKENESFSRAQTLFLIDLMRQHVITEGEGLPKTLEEMNGRLESATADKKRLWEDAAEQLRSHFLEYFYPDKVARKWSSLVQGYKNVRDRDRLTGQRNSLRFQFHSDMDELLEGHNEALPVVVVTDWQGEPKSEALEPSSNDTAVVNNNTTTGSCQESTDATFNQENTDATLSQSKPPMPTFGQSQSPMPTFGQSDPPVPTLSQSESPMSTFSQSESPMPTFSHSVSLEAHEGFTRDQSLFLIDFMRQHIENKGGGPPRTFKELKRLTAIKGSKQQLFKDAAEKMSVHFRKYFCPQRVSRKWTTLVEGYTKVRENMRTRGRGSTRFHFYSEMDALLVDEDDESFPAVRTPERREAVRPVLQGRHSRVRAFTDAADDPSPPGTPTPPSHKRRRREDELLHFLREAEKATQRRHNETLTHLKSIQSLMTKLLDKL from the exons ATGGCAAACCTGGTTGAAGCTGGAGAACTTCATTCATTGG gCAGCTGTCAGGAGAACACTGATGCCACACTCAGCCAATCACAACCACCAGTGCCtacattc AGCCAATCAGAACCACCCGTGCCCATGCCACCAAATGAGAGCTTCACTGAAAGCCAAACCGTTTTTTTGATTGACCTGATGCGGCACCACATCTTCAACGAAGGGGAGGGTCTCCCGAAAACATTACACGAAATGAACACACGACTTAAATCCGCCAAGGGCAGCAAAAAACTGCTATGGGAAGACGCAGCGGAACAGTTGAGCAGCCATTTCACAGAGTCTTTCCTACCTCGAAGGGTGTGTAGGAAATGGAACACTCTTCTGGATGGATACACAAGGGCTAGATACAGTGTAAGAAATATGGGTAAGGACACCCGTTTTCAATTTTATTCAGAGATGGACGCGCTCTTGGAGGACCTCAAGGAGGAGGAACATGATGTGATCCTTCCTGATGTTATAACACCAGATGGACAAGGGTTGCGCTTACCTCCACCACAAGCCTCTCGTAGCAGCAGTGTCAAAGCGTCTGCTAAGTCTGCAAGCAGGGCTCCACACAGGAGGTCTACTCCATACACACCTCCCCTCAGGGCCCATTACAGCACGCCATTTCTACAGGCATCCCCAATTGTGCAGGTGAAAGAAAATGAGAGCTTCAGCAGGGCCCAAACGTTGTTTTTGATTGACCTGATGCGGCAGCACGTCATCACAGAGGGGGAAGGTCTCCCAAAGACCCTCGAAGAGATGAATGGACGACTCGAATCTGCCACGGCCGACAAGAAACGGTTGTGGGAAGACGCGGCCGAACAGCTGAGGAGCCATTTCCTGGAGTACTTCTACCCTGATAAGGTGGCCAGGAAATGGAGCAGTCTTGTTCAAGGATACAAAAACGTCCGAGACCGCGATAGACTCACAGGGCAGAGGAACAGCTTGCGCTTTCAATTTCACTCGGACATGGACGAGCTTCTGGAGGGGCATAACGAGGCCCTCCCTGTTGTCGTGGTGACAGACTGGCAAGGGGAACCCAAGTCTGAGGCACTAGAACCCAGCAGCAATGACACAGCAGTCGTaaacaataatacaacaacag GCAGCTGTCAGGAGAGCACTGATGCCACATTCAACCAGGAAAACACAGATGCCACACTCAGCCAATCAAAACCACCAATGCCTACATTTGGCCAATCACAATCACCCATGCCCACATTTGGCCAATCAGATCCACCAGTGCCCAcactcagccaatcagaatcacCCATGTCCAcattcagccaatcagaatcacCCATGCCCACATTCAGCCATTCAGTATCACTGGAAGCCCATGAGGGCTTCACCAGGGATCAGTCACTGTTCTTGATTGACTTCATGCGCCAACACATTGAAAATAAGGGCGGCGGTCCCCCAAGAACGTTCAAAGAGCTAAAACGACTTACTGCTATCAAGGGCAGTAAACAACAGCTTTTTAAAGATGCAGCAGAGAAGATGAGCGTCCATTTCAGGAAGTACTTCTGCCCTCAGAGGGTGTCCAGGAAGTGGACCACTCTTGTTGAGGGATACACAAAGGTTAGAGAAAATATGAGAACTAGAGGCCGAGGGTCCACTCGCTTCCATTTTTATTCAGAGATGGACGCCCTTCTGGTCGATGAAGACGACGAGTCCTTCCCCGCGGTCAGGACCCCCGAGAGGCGAGAGGCGGTTAGGCCCGTGCTGCAAGGCCGTCATAGCAGAGTGAGGGCATTCACTGACGCGGCAGACGACCCATCCCCCCCTGGCACGCCGACGCCACCGTCTCATAAGCGCAGGAGACGAGAGGACGAGCTGCTGCACTTCCTGCGAGAGGCAGAGAAGGCCACTCAGCGTCGCCACAACGAGACTCTCACGCATCTCAAGTCCATTCAGTCTCTGATGACCAAGTTATTAGACAAGCTGTAA
- the LOC121715148 gene encoding uncharacterized protein LOC121715148 isoform X2: MANLVEAGELHSLGSCQENTDATLSQSQPPVPTFSQSQPPVLTFSKSTFSQSEPPVPSLSQSEPPVPMPPNESFTESQTVFLIDLMRHHIFNEGEGLPKTLHEMNTRLKSAKGSKKLLWEDAAEQLSSHFTESFLPRRVCRKWNTLLDGYTRARYSVRNMGKDTRFQFYSEMDALLEDLKEEEHDVILPDVITPDGQGLRLPPPQASRSSSVKASAKSASRAPHRRSTPYTPPLRAHYSTPFLQASPIVQVKENESFSRAQTLFLIDLMRQHVITEGEGLPKTLEEMNGRLESATADKKRLWEDAAEQLRSHFLEYFYPDKVARKWSSLVQGYKNVRDRDRLTGQRNSLRFQFHSDMDELLEGHNEALPVVVVTDWQGEPKSEALEPSSNDTAVVNNNTTGSCQESTDATFNQENTDATLSQSKPPMPTFGQSQSPMPTFGQSDPPVPTLSQSESPMSTFSQSESPMPTFSHSVSLEAHEGFTRDQSLFLIDFMRQHIENKGGGPPRTFKELKRLTAIKGSKQQLFKDAAEKMSVHFRKYFCPQRVSRKWTTLVEGYTKVRENMRTRGRGSTRFHFYSEMDALLVDEDDESFPAVRTPERREAVRPVLQGRHSRVRAFTDAADDPSPPGTPTPPSHKRRRREDELLHFLREAEKATQRRHNETLTHLKSIQSLMTKLLDKL; this comes from the exons ATGGCAAACCTGGTTGAAGCTGGAGAACTTCATTCATTGG gCAGCTGTCAGGAGAACACTGATGCCACACTCAGCCAATCACAACCACCAGTGCCtacattcagccaatcacaaccaCCAGTGCTCACATTCAGCAAATCCAcattcagccaatcagaaccacCCGTACCTTCATTAAGCCAATCAGAACCACCCGTGCCCATGCCACCAAATGAGAGCTTCACTGAAAGCCAAACCGTTTTTTTGATTGACCTGATGCGGCACCACATCTTCAACGAAGGGGAGGGTCTCCCGAAAACATTACACGAAATGAACACACGACTTAAATCCGCCAAGGGCAGCAAAAAACTGCTATGGGAAGACGCAGCGGAACAGTTGAGCAGCCATTTCACAGAGTCTTTCCTACCTCGAAGGGTGTGTAGGAAATGGAACACTCTTCTGGATGGATACACAAGGGCTAGATACAGTGTAAGAAATATGGGTAAGGACACCCGTTTTCAATTTTATTCAGAGATGGACGCGCTCTTGGAGGACCTCAAGGAGGAGGAACATGATGTGATCCTTCCTGATGTTATAACACCAGATGGACAAGGGTTGCGCTTACCTCCACCACAAGCCTCTCGTAGCAGCAGTGTCAAAGCGTCTGCTAAGTCTGCAAGCAGGGCTCCACACAGGAGGTCTACTCCATACACACCTCCCCTCAGGGCCCATTACAGCACGCCATTTCTACAGGCATCCCCAATTGTGCAGGTGAAAGAAAATGAGAGCTTCAGCAGGGCCCAAACGTTGTTTTTGATTGACCTGATGCGGCAGCACGTCATCACAGAGGGGGAAGGTCTCCCAAAGACCCTCGAAGAGATGAATGGACGACTCGAATCTGCCACGGCCGACAAGAAACGGTTGTGGGAAGACGCGGCCGAACAGCTGAGGAGCCATTTCCTGGAGTACTTCTACCCTGATAAGGTGGCCAGGAAATGGAGCAGTCTTGTTCAAGGATACAAAAACGTCCGAGACCGCGATAGACTCACAGGGCAGAGGAACAGCTTGCGCTTTCAATTTCACTCGGACATGGACGAGCTTCTGGAGGGGCATAACGAGGCCCTCCCTGTTGTCGTGGTGACAGACTGGCAAGGGGAACCCAAGTCTGAGGCACTAGAACCCAGCAGCAATGACACAGCAGTCGTaaacaataatacaac AGGCAGCTGTCAGGAGAGCACTGATGCCACATTCAACCAGGAAAACACAGATGCCACACTCAGCCAATCAAAACCACCAATGCCTACATTTGGCCAATCACAATCACCCATGCCCACATTTGGCCAATCAGATCCACCAGTGCCCAcactcagccaatcagaatcacCCATGTCCAcattcagccaatcagaatcacCCATGCCCACATTCAGCCATTCAGTATCACTGGAAGCCCATGAGGGCTTCACCAGGGATCAGTCACTGTTCTTGATTGACTTCATGCGCCAACACATTGAAAATAAGGGCGGCGGTCCCCCAAGAACGTTCAAAGAGCTAAAACGACTTACTGCTATCAAGGGCAGTAAACAACAGCTTTTTAAAGATGCAGCAGAGAAGATGAGCGTCCATTTCAGGAAGTACTTCTGCCCTCAGAGGGTGTCCAGGAAGTGGACCACTCTTGTTGAGGGATACACAAAGGTTAGAGAAAATATGAGAACTAGAGGCCGAGGGTCCACTCGCTTCCATTTTTATTCAGAGATGGACGCCCTTCTGGTCGATGAAGACGACGAGTCCTTCCCCGCGGTCAGGACCCCCGAGAGGCGAGAGGCGGTTAGGCCCGTGCTGCAAGGCCGTCATAGCAGAGTGAGGGCATTCACTGACGCGGCAGACGACCCATCCCCCCCTGGCACGCCGACGCCACCGTCTCATAAGCGCAGGAGACGAGAGGACGAGCTGCTGCACTTCCTGCGAGAGGCAGAGAAGGCCACTCAGCGTCGCCACAACGAGACTCTCACGCATCTCAAGTCCATTCAGTCTCTGATGACCAAGTTATTAGACAAGCTGTAA
- the LOC121715148 gene encoding uncharacterized protein LOC121715148 isoform X3, whose translation MANLVEAGELHSLGSCQENTDATLSQSQPPVPTFSQSQPPVLTFSKSTFSQSEPPVPSLSQSEPPVPMPPNESFTESQTVFLIDLMRHHIFNEGEGLPKTLHEMNTRLKSAKGSKKLLWEDAAEQLSSHFTESFLPRRVCRKWNTLLDGYTRARYSVRNMGKDTRFQFYSEMDALLEDLKEEEHDVILPDVITPDGQGLRLPPPQASRSSSVKASAKSASRAPHRRSTPYTPPLRAHYSTPFLQASPIVQVKENESFSRAQTLFLIDLMRQHVITEGEGLPKTLEEMNGRLESATADKKRLWEDAAEQLRSHFLEYFYPDKVARKWSSLVQGYKNVRDRDRLTGQRNSLRFQFHSDMDELLEGHNEALPVVVVTDWQGEPKSEALEPSSNDTAVVNNNTTTGSCQESTDATFNQENTDATLSQSKPPMPTFGQSDPPVPTLSQSESPMSTFSQSESPMPTFSHSVSLEAHEGFTRDQSLFLIDFMRQHIENKGGGPPRTFKELKRLTAIKGSKQQLFKDAAEKMSVHFRKYFCPQRVSRKWTTLVEGYTKVRENMRTRGRGSTRFHFYSEMDALLVDEDDESFPAVRTPERREAVRPVLQGRHSRVRAFTDAADDPSPPGTPTPPSHKRRRREDELLHFLREAEKATQRRHNETLTHLKSIQSLMTKLLDKL comes from the exons ATGGCAAACCTGGTTGAAGCTGGAGAACTTCATTCATTGG gCAGCTGTCAGGAGAACACTGATGCCACACTCAGCCAATCACAACCACCAGTGCCtacattcagccaatcacaaccaCCAGTGCTCACATTCAGCAAATCCAcattcagccaatcagaaccacCCGTACCTTCATTAAGCCAATCAGAACCACCCGTGCCCATGCCACCAAATGAGAGCTTCACTGAAAGCCAAACCGTTTTTTTGATTGACCTGATGCGGCACCACATCTTCAACGAAGGGGAGGGTCTCCCGAAAACATTACACGAAATGAACACACGACTTAAATCCGCCAAGGGCAGCAAAAAACTGCTATGGGAAGACGCAGCGGAACAGTTGAGCAGCCATTTCACAGAGTCTTTCCTACCTCGAAGGGTGTGTAGGAAATGGAACACTCTTCTGGATGGATACACAAGGGCTAGATACAGTGTAAGAAATATGGGTAAGGACACCCGTTTTCAATTTTATTCAGAGATGGACGCGCTCTTGGAGGACCTCAAGGAGGAGGAACATGATGTGATCCTTCCTGATGTTATAACACCAGATGGACAAGGGTTGCGCTTACCTCCACCACAAGCCTCTCGTAGCAGCAGTGTCAAAGCGTCTGCTAAGTCTGCAAGCAGGGCTCCACACAGGAGGTCTACTCCATACACACCTCCCCTCAGGGCCCATTACAGCACGCCATTTCTACAGGCATCCCCAATTGTGCAGGTGAAAGAAAATGAGAGCTTCAGCAGGGCCCAAACGTTGTTTTTGATTGACCTGATGCGGCAGCACGTCATCACAGAGGGGGAAGGTCTCCCAAAGACCCTCGAAGAGATGAATGGACGACTCGAATCTGCCACGGCCGACAAGAAACGGTTGTGGGAAGACGCGGCCGAACAGCTGAGGAGCCATTTCCTGGAGTACTTCTACCCTGATAAGGTGGCCAGGAAATGGAGCAGTCTTGTTCAAGGATACAAAAACGTCCGAGACCGCGATAGACTCACAGGGCAGAGGAACAGCTTGCGCTTTCAATTTCACTCGGACATGGACGAGCTTCTGGAGGGGCATAACGAGGCCCTCCCTGTTGTCGTGGTGACAGACTGGCAAGGGGAACCCAAGTCTGAGGCACTAGAACCCAGCAGCAATGACACAGCAGTCGTaaacaataatacaacaacag GCAGCTGTCAGGAGAGCACTGATGCCACATTCAACCAGGAAAACACAGATGCCACACTCAGCCAATCAAAACCACCA ATGCCCACATTTGGCCAATCAGATCCACCAGTGCCCAcactcagccaatcagaatcacCCATGTCCAcattcagccaatcagaatcacCCATGCCCACATTCAGCCATTCAGTATCACTGGAAGCCCATGAGGGCTTCACCAGGGATCAGTCACTGTTCTTGATTGACTTCATGCGCCAACACATTGAAAATAAGGGCGGCGGTCCCCCAAGAACGTTCAAAGAGCTAAAACGACTTACTGCTATCAAGGGCAGTAAACAACAGCTTTTTAAAGATGCAGCAGAGAAGATGAGCGTCCATTTCAGGAAGTACTTCTGCCCTCAGAGGGTGTCCAGGAAGTGGACCACTCTTGTTGAGGGATACACAAAGGTTAGAGAAAATATGAGAACTAGAGGCCGAGGGTCCACTCGCTTCCATTTTTATTCAGAGATGGACGCCCTTCTGGTCGATGAAGACGACGAGTCCTTCCCCGCGGTCAGGACCCCCGAGAGGCGAGAGGCGGTTAGGCCCGTGCTGCAAGGCCGTCATAGCAGAGTGAGGGCATTCACTGACGCGGCAGACGACCCATCCCCCCCTGGCACGCCGACGCCACCGTCTCATAAGCGCAGGAGACGAGAGGACGAGCTGCTGCACTTCCTGCGAGAGGCAGAGAAGGCCACTCAGCGTCGCCACAACGAGACTCTCACGCATCTCAAGTCCATTCAGTCTCTGATGACCAAGTTATTAGACAAGCTGTAA
- the LOC121715148 gene encoding uncharacterized protein LOC121715148 isoform X1 — MANLVEAGELHSLGSCQENTDATLSQSQPPVPTFSQSQPPVLTFSKSTFSQSEPPVPSLSQSEPPVPMPPNESFTESQTVFLIDLMRHHIFNEGEGLPKTLHEMNTRLKSAKGSKKLLWEDAAEQLSSHFTESFLPRRVCRKWNTLLDGYTRARYSVRNMGKDTRFQFYSEMDALLEDLKEEEHDVILPDVITPDGQGLRLPPPQASRSSSVKASAKSASRAPHRRSTPYTPPLRAHYSTPFLQASPIVQVKENESFSRAQTLFLIDLMRQHVITEGEGLPKTLEEMNGRLESATADKKRLWEDAAEQLRSHFLEYFYPDKVARKWSSLVQGYKNVRDRDRLTGQRNSLRFQFHSDMDELLEGHNEALPVVVVTDWQGEPKSEALEPSSNDTAVVNNNTTTGSCQESTDATFNQENTDATLSQSKPPMPTFGQSQSPMPTFGQSDPPVPTLSQSESPMSTFSQSESPMPTFSHSVSLEAHEGFTRDQSLFLIDFMRQHIENKGGGPPRTFKELKRLTAIKGSKQQLFKDAAEKMSVHFRKYFCPQRVSRKWTTLVEGYTKVRENMRTRGRGSTRFHFYSEMDALLVDEDDESFPAVRTPERREAVRPVLQGRHSRVRAFTDAADDPSPPGTPTPPSHKRRRREDELLHFLREAEKATQRRHNETLTHLKSIQSLMTKLLDKL, encoded by the exons ATGGCAAACCTGGTTGAAGCTGGAGAACTTCATTCATTGG gCAGCTGTCAGGAGAACACTGATGCCACACTCAGCCAATCACAACCACCAGTGCCtacattcagccaatcacaaccaCCAGTGCTCACATTCAGCAAATCCAcattcagccaatcagaaccacCCGTACCTTCATTAAGCCAATCAGAACCACCCGTGCCCATGCCACCAAATGAGAGCTTCACTGAAAGCCAAACCGTTTTTTTGATTGACCTGATGCGGCACCACATCTTCAACGAAGGGGAGGGTCTCCCGAAAACATTACACGAAATGAACACACGACTTAAATCCGCCAAGGGCAGCAAAAAACTGCTATGGGAAGACGCAGCGGAACAGTTGAGCAGCCATTTCACAGAGTCTTTCCTACCTCGAAGGGTGTGTAGGAAATGGAACACTCTTCTGGATGGATACACAAGGGCTAGATACAGTGTAAGAAATATGGGTAAGGACACCCGTTTTCAATTTTATTCAGAGATGGACGCGCTCTTGGAGGACCTCAAGGAGGAGGAACATGATGTGATCCTTCCTGATGTTATAACACCAGATGGACAAGGGTTGCGCTTACCTCCACCACAAGCCTCTCGTAGCAGCAGTGTCAAAGCGTCTGCTAAGTCTGCAAGCAGGGCTCCACACAGGAGGTCTACTCCATACACACCTCCCCTCAGGGCCCATTACAGCACGCCATTTCTACAGGCATCCCCAATTGTGCAGGTGAAAGAAAATGAGAGCTTCAGCAGGGCCCAAACGTTGTTTTTGATTGACCTGATGCGGCAGCACGTCATCACAGAGGGGGAAGGTCTCCCAAAGACCCTCGAAGAGATGAATGGACGACTCGAATCTGCCACGGCCGACAAGAAACGGTTGTGGGAAGACGCGGCCGAACAGCTGAGGAGCCATTTCCTGGAGTACTTCTACCCTGATAAGGTGGCCAGGAAATGGAGCAGTCTTGTTCAAGGATACAAAAACGTCCGAGACCGCGATAGACTCACAGGGCAGAGGAACAGCTTGCGCTTTCAATTTCACTCGGACATGGACGAGCTTCTGGAGGGGCATAACGAGGCCCTCCCTGTTGTCGTGGTGACAGACTGGCAAGGGGAACCCAAGTCTGAGGCACTAGAACCCAGCAGCAATGACACAGCAGTCGTaaacaataatacaacaacag GCAGCTGTCAGGAGAGCACTGATGCCACATTCAACCAGGAAAACACAGATGCCACACTCAGCCAATCAAAACCACCAATGCCTACATTTGGCCAATCACAATCACCCATGCCCACATTTGGCCAATCAGATCCACCAGTGCCCAcactcagccaatcagaatcacCCATGTCCAcattcagccaatcagaatcacCCATGCCCACATTCAGCCATTCAGTATCACTGGAAGCCCATGAGGGCTTCACCAGGGATCAGTCACTGTTCTTGATTGACTTCATGCGCCAACACATTGAAAATAAGGGCGGCGGTCCCCCAAGAACGTTCAAAGAGCTAAAACGACTTACTGCTATCAAGGGCAGTAAACAACAGCTTTTTAAAGATGCAGCAGAGAAGATGAGCGTCCATTTCAGGAAGTACTTCTGCCCTCAGAGGGTGTCCAGGAAGTGGACCACTCTTGTTGAGGGATACACAAAGGTTAGAGAAAATATGAGAACTAGAGGCCGAGGGTCCACTCGCTTCCATTTTTATTCAGAGATGGACGCCCTTCTGGTCGATGAAGACGACGAGTCCTTCCCCGCGGTCAGGACCCCCGAGAGGCGAGAGGCGGTTAGGCCCGTGCTGCAAGGCCGTCATAGCAGAGTGAGGGCATTCACTGACGCGGCAGACGACCCATCCCCCCCTGGCACGCCGACGCCACCGTCTCATAAGCGCAGGAGACGAGAGGACGAGCTGCTGCACTTCCTGCGAGAGGCAGAGAAGGCCACTCAGCGTCGCCACAACGAGACTCTCACGCATCTCAAGTCCATTCAGTCTCTGATGACCAAGTTATTAGACAAGCTGTAA